AACCAAATCAGCCGCGCATTCAAACACTTTATCATTTACACTTTCATATTGGAAACTTCCAGTATCCGTTACAAGAGCCGTATAAATACAAACGGCGGTATCTGCAGGAATGTCAATATTATTCGCTTTTAATATATCGTATATCACTTGTGAGGTGGAAGCATGATTAGGTTCTATTAAATTTATATCCCCGTAGTTCGTGTTGGAAATATGATGATCTATGTTTATTAAAAAAGAAGGCTTCTCTTCCAGTCCCAATCTGTCAAAACTTCCACAGTCAAATGAAATTGTAAGATCAGTTTTTTTAGGTAATTTATTTGTAACTTTGTCAAAGTTTGGCAAAAAATCAAGATATTCGGGTAATGGTTTCGTTGCATTAAAAACGGTAACCTTTTTACCCATTCTTTTTAAAATAGGATAAAGTGAAAGCTCACTTCCAAGAGCGTCACCGTCAGGATTTATATGAGCAATAAGTAAGATATTATCGGCTTTTTTAATTTCATCCCATATCTGTTTATAAATTTCCATAACAAGCCTTTTTGTTGAAATTATAACATTAATGGCGGTGGATTGGTTATTAAAGTAATAATGTTCTTAAGGTTAATTAAACTTGTTGAGGTCGTTGAAATTAACTGATATATTGCTTTATTAGTAATTAGTATATTAGTAGATAATTATCTACTAATCAGGGTCTGGCACTGCCTCAATTCTCAATTCTCAATTGTAACATTTTCCATTTTCAACTTGCCATTAACCATTGATTAAACCTTGCCTTTTGCCTTATAAACAAACGCAAGCACTTCCGCAACAGCTTTATAAAGTTTTTGAGGTATCAGCTCGTCAATATCCACAAGCTTATAAAGCTCCCTTGCAAGAGGAGGATTCTCCACAATCATAATATCATGTTCCCTTGCTATTTCTT
This genomic interval from Nautilia profundicola AmH contains the following:
- a CDS encoding DHH family phosphoesterase, which encodes MEIYKQIWDEIKKADNILLIAHINPDGDALGSELSLYPILKRMGKKVTVFNATKPLPEYLDFLPNFDKVTNKLPKKTDLTISFDCGSFDRLGLEEKPSFLINIDHHISNTNYGDINLIEPNHASTSQVIYDILKANNIDIPADTAVCIYTALVTDTGSFQYESVNDKVFECAADLVRCGVKPDFVSKMLFQRDRLSRLRLLAKAYETIEMCCEGKVAFVEVTKEMMEITGAIKDDTDTIVNSVRALAPVEVACMLREDDEGIKISLRSKNYADVSKIAQKHGGGGHIRAAGATIKGEFDFEKVKEMLKKDLKEIV